A single region of the Rattus rattus isolate New Zealand chromosome 8, Rrattus_CSIRO_v1, whole genome shotgun sequence genome encodes:
- the LOC116906619 gene encoding transcription initiation factor TFIID subunit 13-like: MAEEEEDPTFKEENEEIGGGVEGGQGKRKRLFSKELCYVMYGFKDDQNPYTESVDILEDLVIEFITEMTHKTTLIKRQGRVQVEDIVFLTQKDLREFARIKDLLTMNEELE; encoded by the coding sequence atggcagaggaggaggaagatcccACCTttaaggaggaaaatgaagaaattggaggaggagtggaaggtggccaggggaagagaaagagactttTCTCTAAAGAACTGTGCTATGTGATGTATGGGTTTAAGGATGACCAGAATCCTTACACGGAGTCAGTGGATATTCTTGAAGACCTGGTCATAGAGTTCATCACCGAAATGACTCACAAGACAACGTTGATTAAAAGACAAGGTCGTGTGCAAGTTGAAGATATTGTCTTCCTAACTCAAAAGGATCTGAGGGAGTTCGCTAGAATTAAAGACTTACTAACTATGAATGAAGAGTTGGAATGA
- the LOC116907015 gene encoding C-C chemokine receptor type 1, protein MEISNITETYPTTTEYDYGDSTPCQKTDVRAFGAGLLPPLYSFMFIIGVVGNILVILVLMQHRRLQSMTSIYLFNLAVSDLVFLFTLPFWIDYKLKDDWVFGGAMCKLLSGFYYLGLYSEVFFIILLTIDRYLAIVHAVFSLRARTVTFGIITSIIIWALAILASIPALCFFKAQWEFTHYTCSPHFPSDSLKTWKRFQALKLNLLGLILPLLVMIICYAGIIRILLRRPNEKKAKAVRLIFAITLLFFLLWTPYNLTVFVSAFQDVLFTNQCEQSKQLDLAIQVTEVIAYTHCCVNPIIYVFVGERFRKYLRQLFQRHVAIPLAKWLPFFSVDQLERTSSLTPSTGEHELSGGF, encoded by the coding sequence ATGGAGATTTCAAATATCACAGAAACCTACCCCACAACCACAGAATATGACTATGGGGACTCTACTCCATGCCAAAAAACTGATGTAAGAGCCTTTGGGGCTGGACTCCTGCCCCCCCTGTACTCTTTCATGTTCATCATTGGAGTGGTAGGCAATATCCTGGTGATTCTGGTGCTCATGCAGCATAGGAGGCTTCAAAGCATGACCAGCATATACCTGTTCAACCTGGCTGTCTCTGATCTGGTCTTCCTTTTCACTTTACCTTTCTGGATTGACTACAAGCTGAAAGACGACTGGGTTTTTGGTGGTGCCATGTGTAAGCTTCTCTCTGGGTTTTATTACCTGGGCTTATACAGTGAGGTCTTCTTTATCATCCTGCTGACAATTGACAGGTACCTGGCCATTGTCCATGCAGTGTTTTCCCTGAGGGCCCGAACTGTCACTTTTGGCATCATCACCAGTATTATTATTTGGGCCCTAGCCATCTTAGCTTCTATTCCTGCCTTATGCTTTTTCAAGGCCCAGTGGGAGTTCACTCACTATACCTGTAGCCCTCATTTCCCCAGCGACAGCCTGAAGACGTGGAAGAGGTTTCAGGCTCTAAAGCTAAACCTCCTTGGACTAATTTTACCTCTGTTAGTCATGATAATTTGCTATGCAGGGATCATCAGAATTCTGCTCAGACGACCCAATGAGAAGAAGGCCAAAGCCGTGCGTCTGATATTTGCTATTACGcttctattcttcctcctctggaCTCCCTACAATCTGACTGTATTTGTTTCTGCTTTCCAAGATGTTCTATTCACCAATCAGTGTGAGCAGAGCAAGCAGCTGGACCTGGCCATACAGGTGACTGAAGTGATTGCCTACACCCACTGTTGTGTCAATCCAATCATTTATGTCTTTGTGGGTGAGCGGTTCCGAAAGTACCTTCGGCAGCTGTTTCAAAGGCATGTGGCTATACCGCTGGCAAAATGGCTGCCCTTCTTCTCTGTGGACCAACTAGAAAGGACCAGTTCCTTAACTCCATCCACAGGAGAACATGAACTTTCTGGGGGCTTCTGA